One Littorina saxatilis isolate snail1 linkage group LG11, US_GU_Lsax_2.0, whole genome shotgun sequence genomic window, TTTGGCTCTTACTTGCAACATGACAGTGCAGAAACTTAGTTGTCCTAGACGAGGGCACTAGGCATAGATGAGCTACAGCCAAAAGTCGAGATAAGTGTGTCTTCATTTAACCTGTGTTAAACTGCGGAACTGCTTGTCATTGCATGCTTACTTGGAAAAATTAGCTCTAGAAGCATTTCTCAAGTGGTGGACGTACCTATTATACCAGGGTTAACTCTCATTCCATCTGGTATTGATGTGAGGTAGATTTATTGCAGGCACAGATGCCAGGTGTTAGTAATTAAGCTTTAGCCATTATGGCTAAGAAAACATTCTGCCAAACGATCAAACATGATCGTGGAGAGGTCAGGGACATATTTGCAGCCAGATAataattttctttattttcctgATAATCTTTCTCTAAGCTGTGACTTGTGTTTTTCACCTAGCCCTGAAAGATCAGGTGTGAAATGTTATCAAAGATGAGTTATCTCTGGTCTGCATTGAGATGACTGTGATTTCTTTCATTTGCAGAGAAATGCGTATTTAATTTCATTCCTTTCATAGATCACTGTGGTGAGAAATATTAATTTTGCTGAAGTAAATATATAGGTTTTCCCCAAatgcatacatgtattataGCCTTGCATGCAtacacccacagacagacaatgcaTACACCCACAGActctggggcggggatatagctcagttggtagcacgctggatttgtattcagttggccgctgtcagcgagagttcgatcccaggttcggcggaaatttatttcacagagtcaactttgtgtgcagactctcttcggtgttcgaacctccccccgtgtacactacattgggtgtgcacgttaaagatcccacgattgacaaaagggtctttcctggcaaaattgcttaggcacagttaataattgtctacctatacccgtgtgacttggaataataggccgtgaaaggtaaatatgcgccgaaatggctgcaatctactggccgtataaaatttcatctcacacggcatcactgcagagcgcctagaactgtacccacggaatatgcgcgatataagactcattgattgattgattgacagacagacactgcatacacccacagacagacactgcatacacccacagacagacaatgcatacacccacagacagacaatgcatacacccacagacagacactgcatACACCCACAGACACTGCATACACCCACAGAAAGACACTGTAtacacccacagacagacaatgcatacacccacagacagacaatgcatacacccacagacagacactgcatacacccacagacagacactgcatacacacacagacagacactgcatacacagacagacactgcatacacacacagacagacactgcatacacccacagacagacactgcatACACCCACCCACAGACAATGCAtacacccacagacagacaatgcaTACACCCACAGACAATGCAtacacccacagacagacactgcatACACCCAGAGACAGACAATGCAtacacccacagacagacaatgcatacacccacagacagacactgcatgcacacacagacagacactgcatacacccacagacagacactgcatacacacacagacagacactgcatacacccacagacagacactgcatacacccacagacagacaatgcatacacccacagacagacactgcatacacccacagacagacactgcatacacccacagacagacactgcatacacacacagacagacactgcatacacccacccacagacagacactgcatacacccacagacagacactgcatacacccacagacagacactgcatacacccacagacagacactgcatacacccacagacagacaatgcatacacccacagacagacactgcatacacccacagacagacaatgcatacacccacagacagacaatgcatacatatatataaagatagacagactgaaAGACACACACGTATTTTAAGTGGGGGTATAGAACGTGGGACCAAGGCTTTTTAAATACGTTCAGGTGACAGAAAATGCTGTTATGTCTAAATACTCATACTTGTTGTCTCAAGTACCATCTGCTGCAACAATTCATGAAATCTATAACGGAATATCTAACATATGCTGTTCAATCTAATGGTAACATCTGGTGTACATATTGACAAATGTTTTAGCTGAAATAAACATTTTCAGGGGTTGTTTTTAATTAATCTCACAGGGTAGTATGGTTTGAGGCAGATGTGTATTGTTATTCTAATTTCTATACAAACTATTCATAACAGCACAGATGTGTATGTGCTATTTCTAAGGGAAAAAAACCCATACATCTTTGCTTCTTCAGCTGAGACAACAcaggcacatgcacacacacacacactagaagcaccgtttaaaattaaaaacatgtatatatatgccTCCTTCTGTGAAATATATATGCGGTATTGTGGGTAACCAGGttaggtcaggccatagcaacggccaTGGCGtcttttttagcttggttaccaccctacaagggcaggtaatttgagtagtttttcgacatctagcatacGTACGTGAGAtcaaagtcaatgcatttatgagaattgggtaagtatattaatcaaacttaatgaaaatttacttttgaaattttcgatttaagacttcctccctcctttttaaggcccTGTTTTCTTAAACTTTCTCttcagaacctctgtaaattacccCCTTTTTaattaagacctaattttctttgaAGGTCATAAAAGGGATGTTCCACTGTACGTCAATGACCAAAGGATGAGTCCTGGGAATAACAATGCACATAGAAAAGCTTCCAAGATTGTGGGTTGTGAGCTTCCCTCAATTGCCTCCATATACACATCCCGAAGCGCTCAGAAGGTCAAAAAGATTCTGGCAGACAACTCGCACCCTGCTTACAAGTTGTTCCGGCCCCTACCCTCGGGCAGGCGTTTTCGCTCGATCAGGACACGCACCACGCGTTTCAGAGACAGTTTTTATCCAAGTGCAGTGCGTGTCCTGGCTCCTTAAGCCCTCTAACTGCCGTTCTTAGTTAAAATTGAGCTTTTACTCAAGGTTTATGTCCTGGTATTTTGTTGTGAGACACAGCCGTCAAGCCTTTAAATACCTTATTTCTTAAAGTTCACCTACCCAGTGTAGTATTGTAataaatgttttggttttaaaaTTATCAAGGATTTGTGATTTTAGTTATTGTCGTCATAACTGATGTCTGATACATATATAATTCTTACTGATACTTCTATACTGTTTATTTTACGCATATATGTACAACTGATGGTTAAACACGTTTTGTTAAGGAGGAgcatgcttgtgcgtgtgtgctgttgtgggtttggtgtggggaatgtatgcgggcgtgcgtgagcgtgtgtgtgactgagattgcaagcgatgtttggaagggcgtgtatggattgattgattgtactctggccaaaacatgtccctagtgtactgcacatggttgaaataaagtcttatgtcttatgtcttatgtcttgttTGTGATACATGTAGTGATTCAATTCTCTATatcttttttgaaaaattagACTCTAATGTACTTGTGCCTGTAACTTTGTTTTTCAGATTCCTGTGAGTGAGGACGGTTCGAGCTACGATGAAGAGAAACTCAACAAGATCCGGAAGGACAGGGGGTACTCCTACCAGGATGAGGTTGACATCGCTCGCGACACGCTGCCCAATTATGAAGAGAAGGTAGTACAGTGTTACCACAAGGTCTTGCATCATCCAGCACAGGAAACCAAAACAAAGGATAGAAACTTTAGTCAATGTGTGAGCGTGggtgagggagagggagagggagatatATGTTAAACAAATGTCGACCTCTTTAATTTCAATTGGGTATGCAGAAGAAAATGTAAGGAAAGGTTCTGCATACAGTCAAAAgaattgttttaactttctgtatGTATTTCTTTATTGACTTTGATATTTACTTACTTGCTGTACTACTCAAATGCATAATATAAGCTTTCTTCAGTCATGCCTGTGTATCTTTTGCAGCTGAAGCATTTCTTCACCGAGCACATTCACTCCGATGAAGAAATCCGATTGTGCGTGAAAGGAAGCGGGTACTTTGACGTGCGTGAGCCTAACACAGACGATTGGATTCGCATTCAGTTGGTCCCGGGAGACATGATCATCCTTCCTGCTGGCATCTACCACCGCTTCACTCTTGATAACAAGGTGAGTCATTCTAGCTTCACATGATTGTGTCTGCATAACCCATCTTCTGCCCTACATTTCTTTGCCTGAGGGCCCTTGCACCTAGAGGCGCCGCATTGCGATTAAAGCATCCACGGTGGGACCCCGTTTTGCACGCGCAGCGGTGAAATGTTCCTGGGACGCTTTTGCTG contains:
- the LOC138980391 gene encoding acireductone dioxygenase-like, coding for MVSAWYMDKSDADQREDHRCNPDRPVRLEELEKKTGVLYFTIPVSEDGSSYDEEKLNKIRKDRGYSYQDEVDIARDTLPNYEEKLKHFFTEHIHSDEEIRLCVKGSGYFDVREPNTDDWIRIQLVPGDMIILPAGIYHRFTLDNKNYIKALRFFVGEPVWTPINRPADEHPARVDYLKNRNVKVGA